Proteins encoded within one genomic window of Longimicrobiaceae bacterium:
- a CDS encoding biotin/lipoyl-containing protein, protein MATKVYMEALSPTMEEGRLVTWLKNEGDEVKEGDVLAEVETDKATMELVARGSGVLRKRMIGEGDTSSVGTVIAVIAGADEDVSALTGGEEVEATQGPSSGAQPAEAAEAAGGSDVGEAAVALAGSEHTERDQAERGTADATAPGEKPTPVPGEKATAATSGDRSIVQTGGDGQREGGRVKASPLARRLASEAGVEISGLQGSGPGGRIVKRDIEE, encoded by the coding sequence GTGGCAACGAAAGTCTACATGGAAGCCCTCTCCCCCACCATGGAGGAGGGGCGGCTCGTCACCTGGCTCAAGAACGAGGGCGACGAGGTCAAGGAGGGCGACGTCCTCGCCGAGGTGGAGACGGACAAGGCGACGATGGAGCTGGTGGCCCGCGGCTCGGGCGTGCTCCGGAAGCGGATGATCGGCGAGGGGGACACCTCCAGCGTGGGAACGGTGATCGCGGTGATCGCCGGGGCGGACGAGGACGTGTCCGCCCTCACGGGCGGCGAGGAGGTGGAGGCGACGCAAGGGCCCTCCAGCGGCGCGCAGCCGGCCGAGGCCGCGGAGGCGGCGGGCGGCTCGGACGTGGGCGAGGCGGCGGTGGCGCTCGCGGGCTCGGAGCACACCGAGCGCGACCAGGCGGAGCGGGGAACCGCCGATGCTACGGCGCCGGGCGAGAAGCCCACCCCGGTTCCCGGCGAGAAGGCCACGGCCGCCACCTCCGGCGACCGCTCCATCGTGCAGACGGGTGGGGACGGGCAGCGGGAGGGCGGGCGCGTGAAGGCGTCGCCGCTGGCCCGGCGGCTGGCCTCGGAAGCAGGGGTGGAGATCTCCGGCCTGCAGGGGAGCGGCCCCGGCGGCCGCATCGTGAAGCGCGACATCGAGGAGG
- a CDS encoding pyruvate dehydrogenase complex E1 component subunit beta, with product MAVITYREALNQALAEEMERDPDVFLMGEEVGVYNGAYKVSKGLLDRFGEMRVVDTPITELGFAGLGTGAAMVGLRPVIEFMTWNFAILAFDQIFNSAAKMRSMSAGQFRMPVTFRGPTGAALQLAAQHSQALESQVAHYPGVKVVVPGTPADAKGLLKAAIRDDDPVCVFEGEMLYNLKGEVPEDDDHVVPLGVADLKREGSDVSIITHGKMIHVALQAAAQLEKDGIDAEILDLRSLRPLDTDAILNTVAKTNRVVLLEEGWPYGGISATVAALIQEEAFDELDAPVLRVTQADVPMPYAKGLEKAAKPSVERVVEKVNRVLYR from the coding sequence ATGGCCGTGATCACGTACCGCGAGGCCCTGAACCAGGCCCTCGCCGAGGAGATGGAAAGAGACCCGGACGTCTTCCTGATGGGCGAGGAGGTCGGGGTCTACAACGGGGCGTACAAGGTGTCCAAGGGGCTCCTGGACCGCTTCGGCGAGATGCGGGTGGTGGACACCCCCATCACGGAGCTGGGCTTCGCAGGGCTGGGCACGGGCGCCGCGATGGTGGGGCTGCGCCCGGTGATCGAGTTCATGACCTGGAACTTCGCCATCCTGGCGTTCGACCAGATCTTCAACTCGGCCGCCAAGATGCGCTCCATGAGCGCCGGCCAGTTCCGGATGCCGGTGACCTTCCGCGGCCCCACCGGCGCGGCGCTGCAGCTCGCGGCGCAGCACTCGCAGGCGCTGGAGTCGCAGGTGGCGCACTACCCGGGCGTGAAGGTGGTGGTCCCCGGCACCCCGGCCGACGCCAAGGGGTTGCTCAAGGCGGCCATCCGCGACGACGACCCGGTCTGCGTGTTCGAGGGCGAGATGCTCTACAACCTCAAGGGCGAGGTCCCGGAGGACGACGACCACGTGGTCCCGCTGGGCGTGGCCGACCTGAAGCGCGAGGGATCGGACGTGTCCATCATCACCCACGGGAAGATGATCCACGTCGCCCTGCAGGCCGCGGCGCAGCTCGAGAAGGACGGGATCGACGCCGAGATCCTGGACCTGCGCTCGCTCCGCCCGCTGGACACGGACGCCATCCTGAACACCGTCGCCAAGACCAACCGCGTGGTGCTCCTGGAGGAAGGGTGGCCGTACGGGGGGATCAGCGCCACCGTGGCGGCGCTGATCCAGGAGGAGGCGTTCGACGAGCTGGACGCGCCGGTCCTCCGCGTCACCCAGGCGGACGTGCCGATGCCGTACGCCAAAGGGCTGGAGAAGGCGGCGAAGCCCAGCGTGGAGCGGGTGGTCGAGAAGGTAAACCGGGTCCTGTACCGCTGA